The following coding sequences are from one Aeromicrobium duanguangcaii window:
- a CDS encoding fasciclin domain-containing protein has translation MNRLLPHRAAAATAAIVMCFGLAACSSSDDSSSDDSSSSTPSASMSASEDMDEASGPFGAGCSAVPTEGEGSVEGMADDPVATAASNNPLLTTLVKAVTAADLGDTLNSAESLTVFAPTNDAFAKIPAADLNALLADKAALTKVLTHHVVEGELSPEDVAGEHKTLAGDTITVEGSGEEFTVGEAGVICGNVDTANAKVYVVDSVLMP, from the coding sequence ATGAACCGCTTGCTCCCCCACCGCGCCGCCGCAGCCACCGCCGCCATCGTCATGTGCTTCGGTCTGGCCGCCTGCAGCAGCAGCGACGACTCGTCCAGCGACGACTCCAGCTCGAGCACCCCCTCGGCCTCGATGTCCGCCAGCGAGGACATGGACGAGGCTTCCGGCCCGTTCGGCGCCGGCTGCTCCGCCGTCCCCACCGAGGGTGAAGGCTCCGTCGAGGGCATGGCCGACGACCCGGTCGCGACCGCCGCCTCGAACAACCCGCTGCTCACCACGCTCGTCAAGGCCGTCACGGCAGCCGACCTCGGTGACACCCTCAACAGCGCCGAGTCGCTGACGGTCTTCGCGCCGACCAACGACGCGTTCGCCAAGATCCCCGCCGCCGACCTCAACGCCCTGCTGGCCGACAAGGCCGCGTTGACCAAGGTGCTGACGCACCACGTCGTGGAGGGCGAGCTGTCCCCCGAGGACGTGGCCGGCGAGCACAAGACGCTCGCGGGTGACACGATCACGGTGGAGGGCTCCGGCGAGGAGTTCACCGTCGGAGAGGCCGGCGTCATCTGCGGCAACGTCGACACGGCGAACGCCAAGGTGTACGTGGTCGACTCCGTGCTGATGCCCTGA
- a CDS encoding molybdopterin-dependent oxidoreductase produces MNRHDLALGAGAGLLSAAAGLAAGHLVAALIGPAASPVLAVGSAVIDRTPTPLKQWAVETLGNADKPVLLGSVLAGTLLLAALGGVVARRTFPVGAGVVLVLVAVAGWAALSRAAARPVDVIPAIVTAAVALGALRWLSPDATGPREVVDGMGRRRLLMRAGVIAGGALVAGTAGQWLVARVQDVKNIALPRARRPLGPLPRGLESRYRGVTRFQTPNEDFYRVDVNLTVPIVDHDSWTLRIDGMVDRPYELTFAELLDLPMIECDITMCCVSNEVGGPYLGGARWLGVRVSDLLARAGVRPGADQILSTATDGFTISTPLSAAQDGRDMIVAVGMNGEALPREHGFPARLVTPGLYGYVGSTKWLTRMTVTTYRDRSAYWTDRDWATDGPIKIASRIDTPAALKSVDAGRIVVAGVAWAPGRGIAAVEVRVDDGPWQEAQFGPDAGVDYWRQWYLLWDADSGRHTLTVRARTPDGEVQTDDREPPFPDGSSGLQQIVVIVR; encoded by the coding sequence ATGAACCGCCATGATCTCGCTCTCGGGGCGGGTGCAGGCCTGCTCTCGGCCGCCGCCGGTCTCGCAGCCGGACACCTCGTCGCAGCACTGATCGGTCCGGCCGCCTCGCCGGTCCTGGCGGTGGGGAGCGCGGTGATCGACCGGACGCCGACGCCGCTGAAGCAGTGGGCGGTCGAGACGCTCGGGAACGCCGACAAACCGGTCCTGCTGGGCAGCGTCCTGGCCGGGACCCTGCTGCTGGCGGCGCTCGGCGGCGTGGTCGCGCGCCGGACGTTCCCCGTCGGCGCCGGCGTGGTCCTGGTCCTGGTCGCCGTGGCCGGCTGGGCCGCTCTCTCGCGTGCGGCCGCTCGGCCCGTGGACGTGATTCCCGCGATCGTGACCGCGGCCGTCGCGCTGGGAGCGCTGCGCTGGCTGTCCCCCGACGCAACAGGGCCGCGGGAGGTCGTCGACGGCATGGGGCGTCGCCGCCTGTTGATGCGTGCAGGAGTGATCGCCGGCGGGGCACTGGTCGCCGGAACCGCCGGGCAGTGGCTCGTCGCGCGGGTGCAGGACGTCAAGAACATCGCACTCCCCCGCGCCCGTCGTCCGCTGGGGCCACTGCCACGCGGCCTCGAGAGCCGCTACCGCGGCGTCACCCGATTCCAGACGCCGAACGAGGACTTCTACCGCGTGGACGTGAATCTCACCGTTCCGATCGTCGACCACGACAGCTGGACCCTGCGCATCGACGGCATGGTCGACCGGCCGTACGAGCTCACCTTCGCCGAGCTGCTGGACCTGCCGATGATCGAGTGCGACATCACCATGTGCTGCGTCTCGAACGAGGTGGGCGGACCGTACCTCGGCGGCGCTCGCTGGCTGGGGGTGCGCGTCTCTGATCTGCTGGCCCGCGCCGGCGTGCGTCCCGGCGCCGACCAGATCCTCAGCACGGCGACCGACGGCTTCACGATCAGCACTCCCCTGTCCGCCGCGCAGGACGGGCGGGACATGATCGTCGCCGTCGGCATGAACGGCGAGGCGCTGCCCCGTGAGCACGGCTTCCCCGCCCGCCTCGTGACGCCCGGCCTGTACGGATACGTGGGCAGCACCAAGTGGCTCACGAGGATGACGGTCACGACCTACCGTGATCGCAGCGCGTACTGGACCGATCGCGACTGGGCCACCGACGGCCCGATCAAGATCGCGTCGCGCATCGACACTCCCGCCGCGTTGAAGTCGGTCGATGCCGGACGCATCGTCGTCGCGGGCGTGGCGTGGGCGCCGGGACGCGGGATCGCCGCCGTCGAGGTCCGGGTCGACGACGGTCCCTGGCAGGAGGCGCAGTTCGGACCCGACGCGGGTGTGGACTACTGGCGTCAGTGGTACCTGCTGTGGGACGCCGACTCCGGCCGGCACACCCTGACCGTCCGCGCCCGCACCCCCGACGGCGAGGTCCAGACCGATGATCGCGAGCCGCCTTTTCCCGATGGTTCCAGTGGTTTGCAGCAGATCGTCGTGATCGTTCGGTGA
- a CDS encoding DUF1206 domain-containing protein, whose translation MTPGSAPSAARAVDNHPAMDYVARAGLVAFGVVHVVMGWLTLQLAFGDRENKADSSGAVQELAEQPFGGAIVWAVAIGMILLAAWQAIEAAVGHREDDNPKRLRKRLTSLGKVVIYLAIAISAIKVVTGSGSSKKDGTTPVSVKLMDLPMGQFIVGVVALGIAAVGVYLIYKGATRRFLKDIEAGGTSGRVGTAYVWLGTCGYVAKGAAIVGVGALFGYAAITHEPKKSGGIDEALLTLLEQPFGPVVTALVGAGFVAFGLFCFAWARHIDR comes from the coding sequence ATGACCCCCGGATCTGCACCCTCTGCCGCGCGCGCCGTCGACAACCACCCCGCCATGGACTACGTGGCGCGGGCCGGCCTGGTGGCGTTCGGCGTCGTCCATGTGGTGATGGGCTGGCTCACGCTGCAGCTCGCGTTCGGGGACCGCGAGAACAAGGCCGACAGCAGCGGCGCCGTCCAGGAACTGGCCGAGCAGCCCTTCGGCGGGGCGATCGTGTGGGCCGTCGCCATCGGCATGATCCTGCTCGCCGCCTGGCAGGCGATCGAGGCCGCCGTCGGACACCGCGAGGACGACAACCCCAAGCGCCTGCGCAAGCGGCTGACCAGCCTGGGCAAGGTCGTCATCTACCTCGCGATCGCGATCAGCGCGATCAAGGTGGTCACCGGCTCGGGCTCGTCGAAGAAGGACGGCACGACCCCGGTGAGCGTGAAGCTCATGGACCTGCCGATGGGCCAGTTCATCGTCGGCGTCGTGGCTCTCGGCATCGCGGCCGTCGGTGTCTACCTGATCTACAAGGGCGCGACCCGGCGCTTCCTCAAGGACATCGAGGCCGGTGGCACCAGCGGCCGTGTCGGCACGGCGTACGTCTGGCTGGGCACCTGCGGTTACGTCGCGAAGGGCGCCGCGATCGTGGGTGTCGGCGCGCTCTTCGGCTACGCCGCGATCACGCACGAACCGAAGAAGTCCGGCGGGATCGACGAGGCGCTGCTCACGCTGCTGGAGCAGCCCTTCGGTCCGGTCGTGACTGCGCTGGTCGGTGCGGGATTCGTCGCCTTCGGCCTGTTCTGCTTCGCGTGGGCGCGGCACATCGACCGCTGA